The Thermodesulfobacteriota bacterium genomic sequence AGGATTTGATTGTTTTAGTGAATTCGCTCATACAGAGAATAACCAACTAAATATTGAACAACGTGTAAACAGACTAGCGCTCAAAGCCATCATGGAGAAATATGGATTTATTAATCTTGAGAGTGAATGGTGGCATTTTACTCTCAAAGATGAACCTTACCCAGATACATATTTTGATTTTGTGATTGAATAGAACATAACTGGTTTAATGGAAAAGAAATGGCAGCGACATTTATAATCACAAAAACTATCGGTTACGTTAATGAATAACCCTGCAGCAAGCTGAAGGGTATCAGTACCTAAACAATCAGTCCCTCACGTCATTGCTGTAGATGTTAGATATTTCGTGGACTAAATTCTTACAATTTCATGAATATATTTAATTTTATTAATCCTTTTCGGAATGAAAAGGACTTGAACGGCCTTCCAAAAATTGCGTTAAGAAAATCAGGAACGAAGGCGTAAAAAAAATTTGCGGGTGGCGGTTGAATTCAAATTTTTTAGTCGGAGTTCATGATTTTTAGCGAATTTTTGAGCAGCCTAGTCCTGAGCGATGTCGAAGGGTTGCTTCTTTGTACCTGTGCTGAACTCGTTTCAGTATCAAGACAAAGAAGTTAAAAAGAAAAAAATAAGATAATTGAAGAAAATACTTTTAAAGATCTTGTCCTTTCAATATCTGGCATTTACTATTGCGAGCAGGCCTGAGCGACGTCGAGGGGGACGAAGCAATCTAAAACAGGAAATAAAAAGAAGAGATTGCTCCGCTGTAGCCTGTGCTGGGCCAGTCGAAGTTCTTGCATCAACAGCATAAAGGAAACCCGTTAGCAAGCTACAGGGAATTATCAAGTTAAAGCCTGTCCAATACCTTAGATACATTTCGTTTATAAGATATAATCTACGCGAGTAGCTTCTGAAATAATTATAAAACATTAGACATCCTAAGGAGGATGAATAAATGAATGAAACGTCTAGTGTCACACAAAACTTTGATGAAAAACCAATGTCGGTTGGCGAATGGTTAATCACTATCATCGTTCTCGCAATACCCGTTATTAATATTATTTTCTACCTTTACTGGGCATTCACCAGTTCTGGAAACTTAAATAGAAGAAATTATTGTAGAGCTGCTCTAATCATAGTCGTAATATTCCTTGGAATATTTGTACTTTTCGCTTTATTTGGAGGTTTAGCAGCAATTCTATCAAGTTGGCAGAGTTAATTATGAGCATTTAAATGTAGATTCCGTGTAAGTTTTCAATCTGAGGAGGTCTCACTGTTGTCATGCGAGTATTATCATTTTCAACTGTATTGCTCATATCCTGCTGTTTTTATGCCTGTTCTAAAGAAGAACCCGAGCAGACGGTAAACAAATTTTATCGCGTCTATCTCAGAATAAACTCACACGGCATCCCTACTGAACAAGAGCAGGCTCTTTACTCTCCATATATTTCGCCGGAGCTATCAGAACTGCTAAAGAGAGCTAATGAGGCAGAGCAAAAGTATAAAACCGCCACTAAGGGAGAAGTGCCTCCCCTTGTTGAGAGCGATTTATTCACCTCTCTATTCGAAGGAGCGAGTTCCTTCAAGACCATTTCATGCGATAGCAAGGAAGGGAGCGGCTCCTGCCTTGTTGAGTTTAAATATTTTAATCCCGGAGATAGTTCAGAATTTAAATGGAAAGATAGAGTATATCTAGTAAAGATCAATCGCGGCTGGGTAGTTGATGACATCGAGTATCTTGGAGACTGGCAATTCATGCATAAGGGTAGGCTTAAAGACCTACTAAAAGAAGTGATTGAGGATGGTAACAGTAATTAGAACTACATTTATTTATGCACGCCTTTACCTTGTTTATTGCCACTGTGTTTATTGCCACTGTATAATATGAAGGCCCGATACTATGGATAAAAATAGTAATACATGGATTGGTCTGACACTCTTAGGCATCTGCTTAGCTATAGGCATTATCATTTCATCACTTCTCGTAGCCATGACAGTAGAGAAAATAAAGATACAAAATCAGCGTATCCAGATAAAGGGTTTTGCAGAGCAAAAGATAACCTCAGATCTAGCAGTGTGGCAGAGCAGGATTACAGCTCGGTCCCAAAACCTTGTTACGGCATACAATAACCTCAAGCAGGACCTGCAAAAGGTTCTCACCTATCTCGAGCAAAAGGGCATCGACAAGAAAGATATCGAGGTTTCTTCTGTATCGACCATTATTCAATACCAGTTAACACCCGAAGGTGTTGCAACCAATATAATTGATGGTTACGTTTTAGATCAAAATATTAGTATTACATCTCCCAATGTTTCACAAATATCAGAAATAGCAAATGAATCAACCTCTTTGATAGAAGAGGGAATCGAGTTCGCGTCCTATACTCCTCAGTACTATTATACAAAGTTGGATGACTTGAAAATCCAACTGCTTGGGGAGGCAACGAAAAATGCAAGGATGCGGGCTGAACAGCTAGCCAGCAATAGCGGGAGCCAGGTTGGAGAGCTTAAATATGCCAGCCAGGGTGTATTTCAAATCACCCCTGTAAACTCTACCGATGTATCAGATTATGGGATATATGACACTTCCACGATCGATAAAAGCATCAAAGCAGTTGTCACAATCGAATACTCAATTAAATAAGGTTTAAGTCCTCCATTTTTTCCCTAACGTTTGAGCTGAGTGCCGCCGCGCTTTTTGTGGTGTCCCTCTCCAGCGCCTCGTCAGGCATGTCTGCCGTTAATCGAGTCTGTCGATGACCGTACACGGAAATGAGAAGGAGAGGCGCCCTGGATTCCAAAAAGGCTGGAACCTAAAGTGCATCTTCTCCTCTTACTGACCAGGCCACTTCACGTCTTTT encodes the following:
- a CDS encoding M15 family metallopeptidase, with translation GFDCFSEFAHTENNQLNIEQRVNRLALKAIMEKYGFINLESEWWHFTLKDEPYPDTYFDFVIE
- a CDS encoding DUF3828 domain-containing protein, which encodes MRVLSFSTVLLISCCFYACSKEEPEQTVNKFYRVYLRINSHGIPTEQEQALYSPYISPELSELLKRANEAEQKYKTATKGEVPPLVESDLFTSLFEGASSFKTISCDSKEGSGSCLVEFKYFNPGDSSEFKWKDRVYLVKINRGWVVDDIEYLGDWQFMHKGRLKDLLKEVIEDGNSN
- a CDS encoding SIMPL domain-containing protein (The SIMPL domain is named for its presence in mouse protein SIMPL (signalling molecule that associates with mouse pelle-like kinase). Bacterial member BP26, from Brucella, was shown to assemble into a channel-like structure, while YggE from E. coli has been associated with resistance to oxidative stress.); protein product: MDKNSNTWIGLTLLGICLAIGIIISSLLVAMTVEKIKIQNQRIQIKGFAEQKITSDLAVWQSRITARSQNLVTAYNNLKQDLQKVLTYLEQKGIDKKDIEVSSVSTIIQYQLTPEGVATNIIDGYVLDQNISITSPNVSQISEIANESTSLIEEGIEFASYTPQYYYTKLDDLKIQLLGEATKNARMRAEQLASNSGSQVGELKYASQGVFQITPVNSTDVSDYGIYDTSTIDKSIKAVVTIEYSIK